CGCACGGTGCCGGGTCGCCCGGGCCATTGGCCAAAAAGATGCCGTCCGGGTTCAGGGCCAGTGCGTCGGCAGCGCTCGACTGGGCCGGGAGCACCGTCACGCGGCAGCCGCGCTCGGTGAGCATACGCAGGATGTTGCGCTTGACGCCGTAGTCGAACGCCACCACGTGAAATTTCGCGTCTTCCAGCTTGCCGTAGCCCTGCCCCAGCTGCCACTCGGTTTCGGTAAATTCGTAGGCGGTCTTGGTGGAGACCACCTTGGCCAGGTCCATCCCGTTCAGGCCCGGGAAAGAGCGCGCCAGTTCCAGCGCCTGCAGCGTGTCCGGCTCATTGCCCTGGGTACCCACCAGGATGGCACCGCTCTGCGCACCTTTTTCGCGCAGCAGGCGCGTGAGCTTGCGGGTGTCGATGCCGGCGAGGGCAACGATGCCTTCGGCTTTCAGGTATTCGGAGAGGGATTGGGTGGAGCGGAAATTCGATGCCAGCAATGGCAGGTCGCGAATGATGAGGCCGGCGGCGTGGACCTTGCTCGCTTCCACATCTTCAATGTTCACACCGGTGTTGCCGATGTGCGGGTATGTCAGGGTGACGATCTGGCGGGAGTAG
This region of Massilia sp. PAMC28688 genomic DNA includes:
- the carA gene encoding glutamine-hydrolyzing carbamoyl-phosphate synthase small subunit, with translation MPPFFSGPSVPAILALADGTIFKGISIGAAGHTTGEVVFNTAMTGYQEILTDPSYSRQIVTLTYPHIGNTGVNIEDVEASKVHAAGLIIRDLPLLASNFRSTQSLSEYLKAEGIVALAGIDTRKLTRLLREKGAQSGAILVGTQGNEPDTLQALELARSFPGLNGMDLAKVVSTKTAYEFTETEWQLGQGYGKLEDAKFHVVAFDYGVKRNILRMLTERGCRVTVLPAQSSAADALALNPDGIFLANGPGDPAPCDYAIAATKELIEKGLPTFGICLGHQIMALASGAQTLKMKFGHHGANHPVQDLDSKQVMITSQNHGFAVDAQSLPANCRVTHVSLFDGSLQGFARTDKPAFCFQGHPEASPGPNDVSYLFDRFISLMQAAAKN